In the Helianthus annuus cultivar XRQ/B chromosome 11, HanXRQr2.0-SUNRISE, whole genome shotgun sequence genome, one interval contains:
- the LOC110888852 gene encoding receptor-like protein kinase ANXUR2 isoform X2 — protein sequence MSLEDIKRVTQNFHGDNFIGGGGFGKVFKGNLQDGEGIKTIVAKRLDTRFGQGEQQFFSELQILLDYKHENVIGLVGYCDENDEKVLIYEYLSRGSLDRYLNDTSLTWVKRLNICIDVARALDFLHGGVGKQAKETDYIIDHACGTRGYVDPLYRQSGFLTIESDIYSFGVVLFEILCGRSTFAIHKHEGHYLPDFIKNNFEEGTYAEVVFKQIREQIVPKSLTTFQEIAYQCLHLEREKRPTTKEVLVELKKALEFQSNSDVSIIETQVVELSSELNDMNMTGKSENSEIRNKEKMLLHQTDDQAESDC from the exons ATGTCACTTGAAGACATAAAACGGGTGACCCAAAACTTTCATGGTGACAATTTCATCGGCGGGGGAGGATTTGGTAAAGTCTTTAAAGGAAACCTTCAAGATGGAGAAGGAATTAAAACCATTGTTGCAAAGCGATTGGATACAAGGTTTGGTCAAGGAGAACAACAATTCTTTAGTGAGCTCCAAATTCTTTTGGATTATAAACATGAGAATGTCATTGGTCTTGTAGGCTACTgtgatgaaaatgatgaaaaagtCCTTATCTATGAGTATTTGTCCAGGGGAAGTCTTGATAGGTATTTGAATGATACTTCTCTTACATGGGTGAAACGACTTAATATATGCATTGATGTTGCAAGAGCGTTGGATTTCCTACACGGAGGAGTAGGAAAACAAGCAAAG GAAACAGACTATATCATCGATCATGCGTGTGGCACAAGAGGATACGTGGACCCACTTTATAGACAGTCGGGATTCCTAACCATAGAGTCTGATATTTACTCTTTTGGTGTTGTTTTATTTGAGATTTTGTGCGGGAGATCAACGTTTGCAATCCACAAACATGAGGGTCACTATCTACCGGATTTCATTAAAAACAACTTTGAAGAAGGAACGTATGCTGAGGTGGTGTTCAAACAAATAAGGGAACAAATCGTGCCGAAATCGTTGACTACATTTCAAGAGATTGCCTACCAATGCCTACATCTTGAACGAGAAAAAAGACCGACAACAAAAGAAGTTTTGGTAGAACTTAAGAAggcattggaatttcaa TCGAATTCGGATGTTTCCATAATTGAGACACAAGTAGTTGAGCTATCCAGTGAATTGAACGATATGAACATGACTGGCAAATCTGAAAATTCTGAAATACGTAACAAGGAAAAGATGTTACTTCACCAAACCGATGACCAAGCTGAATCTGACTGTT GA
- the LOC110888852 gene encoding putative serine/threonine-protein kinase isoform X1, whose amino-acid sequence MSLEDIKRVTQNFHGDNFIGGGGFGKVFKGNLQDGEGIKTIVAKRLDTRFGQGEQQFFSELQILLDYKHENVIGLVGYCDENDEKVLIYEYLSRGSLDRYLNDTSLTWVKRLNICIDVARALDFLHGGVGKQAKVIHRDIKTENILLNNDWKAKLADFGLSLICSINQETDYIIDHACGTRGYVDPLYRQSGFLTIESDIYSFGVVLFEILCGRSTFAIHKHEGHYLPDFIKNNFEEGTYAEVVFKQIREQIVPKSLTTFQEIAYQCLHLEREKRPTTKEVLVELKKALEFQSNSDVSIIETQVVELSSELNDMNMTGKSENSEIRNKEKMLLHQTDDQAESDC is encoded by the exons ATGTCACTTGAAGACATAAAACGGGTGACCCAAAACTTTCATGGTGACAATTTCATCGGCGGGGGAGGATTTGGTAAAGTCTTTAAAGGAAACCTTCAAGATGGAGAAGGAATTAAAACCATTGTTGCAAAGCGATTGGATACAAGGTTTGGTCAAGGAGAACAACAATTCTTTAGTGAGCTCCAAATTCTTTTGGATTATAAACATGAGAATGTCATTGGTCTTGTAGGCTACTgtgatgaaaatgatgaaaaagtCCTTATCTATGAGTATTTGTCCAGGGGAAGTCTTGATAGGTATTTGAATGATACTTCTCTTACATGGGTGAAACGACTTAATATATGCATTGATGTTGCAAGAGCGTTGGATTTCCTACACGGAGGAGTAGGAAAACAAGCAAAGGTCATACATAGGGACATCAAAACTGAAAACATCCTGTTAAACAATGATTGGAAAGCAAAACTGGCTGATTTTGGGCTATCGCTAATATGTTCAATAAATCAGGAAACAGACTATATCATCGATCATGCGTGTGGCACAAGAGGATACGTGGACCCACTTTATAGACAGTCGGGATTCCTAACCATAGAGTCTGATATTTACTCTTTTGGTGTTGTTTTATTTGAGATTTTGTGCGGGAGATCAACGTTTGCAATCCACAAACATGAGGGTCACTATCTACCGGATTTCATTAAAAACAACTTTGAAGAAGGAACGTATGCTGAGGTGGTGTTCAAACAAATAAGGGAACAAATCGTGCCGAAATCGTTGACTACATTTCAAGAGATTGCCTACCAATGCCTACATCTTGAACGAGAAAAAAGACCGACAACAAAAGAAGTTTTGGTAGAACTTAAGAAggcattggaatttcaa TCGAATTCGGATGTTTCCATAATTGAGACACAAGTAGTTGAGCTATCCAGTGAATTGAACGATATGAACATGACTGGCAAATCTGAAAATTCTGAAATACGTAACAAGGAAAAGATGTTACTTCACCAAACCGATGACCAAGCTGAATCTGACTGTT GA
- the LOC118484169 gene encoding probable receptor-like protein kinase At2g23200 — MLFGEKEFLTEIEILSGGVKHPNIVTLLGFCIEASEMILIIDDFSNEFLDDYLGNLKDKRVLTWEKRLKICIDVAHALKYIHYEMEDQKTIINRDINCASIGLDENFGAKIIDFWWSIFLPPNQEDDTLYVDWIGRKFNIDPEYKKTGKLKRESDVYGFGVFLFEILCGRLASHLIYLKEGDIGLAHVARRSFSTGSLEEMIDPIIKEEIGENKFVLNRGPNKDSLHTFITIAHQCVAETQDQRPTMKVVVNKLEKALFFQVSHCSLSMPRSNLSDGSPLYRKQKLECFI; from the coding sequence ATGTTATTCGGAGAAAAAGAGTTTCTCACAGAGATAGAAATTCTTTCCGGTGGAGTTAAGCATCCCAACATAGTCACTCTGCTTGGATTTTGTATTGAAGCTTCTGAGATGATCCTTATCATTGACGATTTCTCTAATGAATTCCTTGATGATTATTTGGGAAACCTCAAAGACAAACGTGTTTTGACTTGggaaaaacgtttgaaaatatgCATTGATGTTGCACACGCATTGAAGTACATTCACTATGAGATGGAAGACCAAAAGACAATAATAAACCGTGATATAAACTGCGCCAGCATTGGGTTGGACGAGAATTTTGGGGCAAAGATTATTGACTTTTGGTGGTCCATATTTTTGCCTCCAAATCAAGAAGACGACACTCTCTATGTTGACTGGATTGGCAGAAAGTTCAACATAGATCCAGAATATAAGAAAACTGGTAAGTTAAAAAGAGAATCAGATGTTTATGGGTTCGGAGTATTCTTGTTTGAAATTCTATGTGGGAGGTTAGCGAGTCACTTAATTTACCTTAAGGAGGGTGACATAGGGCTGGCCCATGTAGCACGACGAAGCTTCAGCACAGGATCACTAGAAGAGATGATAGATCCCATAATAAAGGAAGAAATTGGTGAAAACAAATTTGTTCTAAATAGAGGACCCAACAAGGATTCGTTGCATACGTTTATTACAATTGCACACCAATGTGTGGCGGAAACTCAAGACCAACGCCCAACAATGAAAGTCGTAGTCAACAAACTTGAGAAAGCATTATTCTTTCAAGTAAGTCACTGTAGTTTATCAATGCCTAGAAGTAATCTGAGTGATGGTTCACCTTTATATAGAAAACAAAAATTAGAATGCTTTATATAA